One Clarias gariepinus isolate MV-2021 ecotype Netherlands chromosome 5, CGAR_prim_01v2, whole genome shotgun sequence genomic region harbors:
- the LOC128523708 gene encoding small membrane A-kinase anchor protein-like has translation MGCVKSKCSKPAQNSGTVEKEDSKSGKKQGEKAVLVNSEVGADQDMQRVNPVLLEYAQRLSEEIVTRAVQQWAEVDSRYSDIPYIECDVP, from the coding sequence ATGGGATGCGTCAAATCCAAGTGCAGCAAGCCCGCTCAGAACTCCGGCACGGTGGAGAAGGAGGACAGCAAGTCTGGAAAAAAGCAAGGAGAGAAGGCGGTCCTGGTGAATTCGGAAGTGGGAGCGGATCAGGACATGCAGCGGGTCAACCCCGTCCTTCTGGAGTACGCGCAGAGACTCTCGGAGGAGATCGTGACTCGGGCCGTGCAGCAGTGGGCCGAGGTGGACAGCCGCTACAGTGACATCCCGTACATTGAGTGTGATGTGCCATGA